The genomic stretch AGGAAAGGGAAGAAGTATTATTTGGCCTTGCAGTCTTCAAATTGTCTCCCTCTCTGGAAAGCTCCTGAACCAGAAGTTGCTTGGTCcgtttttttagaaaaacaaaaaacaaaaaaaattagttctctGGTAAAATTTCATGATGAGTTGCTTATTCCCTAAACTCACTGTCACGATTCATTGtagtgaatttcttttctgtttctctgtttctcctccttCCGTCCCTCTCTGTCACTCCCTTCTTCTTCATCATGGAACTTACTTATATCTGATATTCCActagaaatttgtttttagtgCGTTTATTATGTCTTCCTTCTCACCAAGATGAAAATCAACAGAGTGGTGATTTATGAAGTTTACTTCTGGATCAGGGGTTCTACTGCACAGCTTGGCACATCATAAGTGCCCTGTAACTAAGGGGACTAAATAATTTTCCCTCCGAAGGGGAACATCTTGGGTCAGTATTAATCTTTATGCCAGGGGTACTGTAAGGGGTAGTATTAATCTTTATGCCaggacaacaaaaaatgaaatgagaaggacAGAAACGAAGGCTTTAAAATGGAAAGTGCACTGATGAGGTTTGTGGGGGAAACAGCTTTATGAGACTAGAGTCTTCCAATTGAGTTAGAGCAAGAAAGGACGTCAAATCTTAGGAGGCGCTTGATCATCTTTCTCAGTATGTCATCAAAAGATTCTCTCCTGGTATAACTCTAGTTAATTGAGCTTCTTAGAAACAGAAGGCAAACATGGTGTTTCTGAGGTTTTTCTTCATGAGCAGGAGGTGTTCAGGTGAAGGTGGGATCTGGGTGTGGCAGTGAGTATTTAAGGTGGCGAGTGCACGATTTCTTTGGAAACCAGAGAGTCAAGGAGCTATGAAAATGATGTTGTGTCCTGAAGCACAGCAGAAAGAGATACAGAGAAGCGTGAGGTCTTGGTGAACAGGGACGTCTGGGATCCCGGTGTCCTGTTGGGGATGGGTTAGGAGGCACCAGCATCTGTGTAGCTGACagtggcagggaagagaagagaggggtgtcctctgaggaggatgaggagggacaAGGTCTGGAACTGACCCTGGGTCATGACCTTGAGCATTTAGTCCTGGACTCGCATCAGCCCGATGAGGTCCCAGGACCCAGTGTCAATGCCTGGAGCTCCTGCCAGCAGCATCAGGGTCACACGGAGAAATGCAGACTCTAGGGTCCACCCCAGACTTACTTGGCTTCAGGTCCACATATCTGACTTTAGCAAACCCTGaggatgtacactgccatctgagacACATTTCCCCAGAAAGAGAGGCTGGTGGGAAGATTCCACTGAGCTGAGAGAAGCCCCCCACAGCTGATCTTCTCCTGTCTCCATTTGGttgaaatttcacattttcttttcttttgaaaggggAAGCTCAAAAGAAACATGATGCCCTGGGCTTTACAGAAGAAACGAGAAATCCACATGGCCAAGGCCCATCGGAGAAGAGCTGCGAGGTCTGCTCTCCCCATGAGACTCACCAGCTGCATCTTCCAGAGGCCGGTGACGAGGATCAGGTCTCATCCTGACAACCAGGTCAGACGCAGAAAAGGGGATGAGCACCTGGAGAAGCCGCAGCAACTCTGCGCCTACCGGAGACTGCAGGCCCTGCAGCCCTGCAGCAGCCAAGGAGAAGGTTCAAGTCCACTGCATTTGGAGAGCGTCTTAAGTATCCTTGCAGCGGGGACGGCCAGTGAATCTCTGGACAGAGCTGGTGCTGAGCGTGTCCACAGCCCGCTTGAGCCCACCCCTGGGCAGTTTCCAGCTGTGGCAGGGGGGCCAACCCCAGGAATGGGTTGTCAGCTCCCACCGCCCCTCTCTGGCCAATTGGTGACTCCTGCAGATATCCGGAGACAGGCCAGGAGGGTGAAGAAAGCCAGGGAGAGACTGGCCAAGGCCTTGCAGGCAGACAggctggccaggcaggcagaAATGCTGACATGTAGATGAAGCGCAGTCCTGGGCTTTCGGTCCCTTTCTTTTAATGCCCATCCTCATTCCTACTCTGAATTGTCACACTTTTCCCTTCCCCACCAGttctttaataaaagtatttgaaaGGCAACAGGTGTAAGGAGTGGATGGTTTTGTGGTGAGAAATTGGGTTTTATGGGATGAGGAAGGAGACCTTTACATGTCACTGTACATCTCAGTTTCTGTTTACcatgattttaattaattatgtttttttgtttgtttgtttgttttgagacggagtcttgctgtgttgcccaggctgaagtgcaatggcgcgatctgggctcactgcaacctccacctcccgggttcaagtgattctcctgtcttagcttcccgagtagctgggattacaggtgcccaccaccatgcccggatattttttgtatttttggtagagatggggtttcaccatgctggccaggctggtcttgaactgctgacctcagcaatctgcccacctcggccttccaaagtact from Pan paniscus chromosome 20, NHGRI_mPanPan1-v2.0_pri, whole genome shotgun sequence encodes the following:
- the LOC117976976 gene encoding putative methyl-CpG-binding domain protein 3-like 3, with protein sequence MSYTVAYKPTTTRKSLENVETKEARKSLTADISTQGKLKRNMMPWALQKKREIHMAKAHRRRAARSALPMRLTSCIFQRPVTRIRSHPDNQVRRRKGDEHLEKPQQLCAYRRLQALQPCSSQGEGSSPLHLESVLSILAAGTASESLDRAGAERVHSPLEPTPGQFPAVAGGPTPGMGCQLPPPLSGQLVTPADIRRQARRVKKARERLAKALQADRLARQAEMLTCR